Proteins from a genomic interval of Xylocopa sonorina isolate GNS202 chromosome 6, iyXylSono1_principal, whole genome shotgun sequence:
- the LOC143424869 gene encoding uncharacterized protein LOC143424869 — MNLLVLLLIALPACLAQFSIQGPSDGNRVAQGLRIEEGKGIEYTDQNEPQSGGFSIQGASDGSSQIQGASDDHSNFQIQGAHHGGADRYNFQGPVTGAYNIQGSTDGHSQSIIQGAYDGNSGSSKSLQYNDPSGLRVNWKSYDRPTRPEAQQEAQYSQAPIQRAAPQQRAHAQRQPQPAPQPEQIALQQARGLDSAPMQIKQLLQLQQQLPYINIIPEPFRYESLLAAQANQQQHQSQYQSDIQEQPVSEARRPTYRGKPSGPPRHRRQAQQQYRQGAAAGQQQQYSNVPQPPVESQIKYSPNLPPQLEQLLKFQQQTPYINSIPEPFRFNPEPYAQMQIEQFRSHYDDLLRQQPASPVVHTVEPAKAQPPVRRPHQESEHSRQRRQAQHRSHSQQPRPQPLPAEPAPQYSTNLPSSLQSLLKYQSQIPYNIIANQINYRPEKPYVPQPAQQPQQAQYQSQHAEYQPQQAEYEPQQAHYQPQQAQYQPQQAHYQPQQAQYQPQQAQYQPQQAQYQPQQAHYQPQQAQYQPQQPQYQTQYQPQQAQYQPQQAQYQGHGDVYQGQSSIYNQVSQIIQQQQADLGVRPVKEN, encoded by the exons ATGAATTTGCTC GTTTTACTACTAATAGCACTTCCAGCGTGCCTGGCACAATTCTCGATACAGGGTCCGAGTGACGGGAATCGAGTTGCCCAGGGTTTAAGAATAGAAGAAGGGAAAGGAATCGAGTACACAGATCAAAATG AACCACAAAGCGGTGGCTTCAGTATTCAAGGCGCCTCAGACGGTAGCTCTCAAATCCAGGGCGCGTCCGATGACCACTCGAATTTCCAAATTCAAGGCGCCCATCACGGTGGTGCCGACAGATACAACTTCCAAGGACCTGTTACAGGAGCGTACAACATTCAAGGATCGACTGATGGACACAGCCAGTCAATTATTCAAGGTGCCTACGATGGTAACTCCGGTTCCTCGAAATCTCTCCAGTACAACGACCCTAGTG GTTTGAGGGTAAATTGGAAATCGTACGACCGACCAACGCGACCAGAGGCCCAACAGGAAGCGCAATACTCGCAAGCCCCCATCCAAAGAGCAGCACCCCAGCAAAGAGCTCACGCGCAACGTCAACCGCAACCAGCACCGCAACCGGAACAAATCGCGTTACAACAGGCTAGAGGTTTGGATAGCGCGCCTATGCAGATCAAACAGCTTCTTCAATTACAACAGCAACTTCCGTACATCAACATCATCCCTGAACCTTTCAG ATACGAAAGTTTATTAGCGGCGCAGGCGAATCAACAGCAACACCAATCTCAGTATCAATCGGACATCCAAGAGCAACCGGTTTCGGAAGCACGACGTCCGACTTACCGTGGAAAGCCCAGTGGTCCACCCAGACACAGGCGACAGGCGCAACAACAGTACAGACAGGGTGCGGCAGCTGGACAGCAACAGCAATACAGTAATGTTCCTCAACCACCGGTTGAGTCTCAAATTAAGTACTCCCCTAATCTACCGCCACAGCTTGAGCAACTATTGAAATTTCAGCAACAAACACCGTACATCAATTCGATTCCTGAACCGTTCAG ATTCAACCCAGAGCCCTACGCGCAGATGCAGATAGAGCAGTTCCGCAGCCATTACGACGATCTACTGCGACAGCAGCCAGCGTCTCCTGTAGTGCACACAGTGGAGCCAGCAAAAGCGCAACCCCCAGTGCGACGTCCACACCAAGAATCGGAACACTCCAGGCAAAGAAGACAAGCCCAACATCGGTCGCATTCGCAGCAGCCACGACCTCAACCATTACCAGCTGAACCAGCGCCACAATACTCCACCAATCTTCCCAGTTCCTTGCAAAGTTTACTGAAATACCAGTCGCAAATCCCTTACAATATCATCGCTAATCAGATCAACTATCGCCCTGAGAAGCCATACGTGCCTCAGCCTGCTCAGCAACCCCAACAGGCTCAGTACCAATCGCAGCATGCTGAATATCAACCGCAACAGGCTGAATATGAACCTCAACAGGCTCATTATCAACCTCAGCAGGCTCAGTATCAACCGCAACAGGCTCATTATCAGCCTCAGCAGGCACAGTATCAGCCTCAGCAGGCACAGTATCAGCCTCAGCAGGCTCAGTATCAACCGCAACAGGCTCATTATCAGCCTCAGCAGGCTCAGTATCAGCCTCAGCAGCCTCAGTACCAAACTCAGTATCAGCCTCAGCAAGCCCAATACCAACCCCAACAGGCTCAGTATCAAGGTCACGGAGACGTGTATCAAGGTCAATCGAGTATATACAATCAAGTGTCTCAGATTATCCAGCAGCAACAGGCTGATTTGGGGGTTCGTCCTGTAAAAGAGAATTAG